The proteins below are encoded in one region of Populus alba chromosome 2, ASM523922v2, whole genome shotgun sequence:
- the LOC118043655 gene encoding uncharacterized protein codes for MGGGVFYYIFSSAALIALALYHLISTTTACLKSPHAYIAKPYYPFSSSHRFKYLQLYLLILCLLVAFAHQTLVSSDSDPLLKGSTPVHRFTSLQSAAVLFLFLILSLSLLISDSTSLLPLPSDLFFALASAVFFLQSSSSASSASVQTSDLQAKCDQVSAQISALAALLCLILACQPRMFVADVGLGGAVCLQGLWMLQTGLSLYVDAFIPDGCHKLLDVVSGVEGSTKCELEDSRLRAVAILDLVFVVHVMFVVLIVMVTYGVIAKSYGVRRLGGSYEALPTAASSVADSSSNHFQMKALTGTQA; via the coding sequence atggGAGGAGGTGTATTTTACTACATATTCTCATCAGCAGCACTGATTGCACTGGCACTCTACCATCTCATCTCCACCACCACCGCCTGCCTCAAATCTCCACACGCTTACATCGCCAAACCCTACTACCCTTTCTCCTCCTCCCATCGCTTTAAATACCTCCAGCTTTACCTCCTAATCCTCTGCCTCCTCGTTGCCTTTGCTCACCAAACCCTAGTTTCCTCCGACTCCGACCCTCTACTCAAGGGGAGTACACCTGTCCACCGCTTCACCTCTCTCCAATCCGCCGCcgtcctcttcctcttcctcatcctctccctttctctcctcatctccgaCTCCACTTCCCTCCTCCCTCTCCCTTCCGATCTCTTCTTCGCCCTCGCCTCCGCCGTCTTCTTCCTCCAGTCCTCATCCTCCGCCTCCTCCGCCTCTGTCCAGACCTCCGATCTCCAAGCCAAATGCGACCAAGTCTCCGCCCAAATCTCCGCCCTCGCCGCCCTCCTTTGCCTGATCCTCGCTTGCCAGCCTAGAATGTTCGTTGCGGATGTGGGATTGGGCGGGGCTGTTTGCTTGCAGGGACTCTGGATGCTCCAGACCGGACTCTCGCTTTACGTGGACGCGTTTATTCCGGATGGTTGCCACAAATTGCTGGATGTGGTGAGTGGTGTGGAGGGATCGACGAAGTGTGAGTTGGAGGATTCTAGATTGAGAGCGGTGGCTATTTTGGATCTGGTTTTTGTGGTTCATGTCATGTTTGTGGTGCTCATTGTTATGGTTACTTATGGAGTTATTGCTAAGAGTTATGGGGTTCGAAGATTAGGAGGATCTTACGAGGCTTTGCCTACTGCTGCTTCTTCAGTTGCTGATTCTTCTTCTAATCATTTTCAAATGAAGGCCTTAACAGGCACGCAGGCCTGA